The Halogeometricum rufum genome has a segment encoding these proteins:
- a CDS encoding preprotein translocase subunit SecD, with protein sequence MASLRDNWRVVLLVVFLLVSTFALFSPTLAGGAGGGAAPGNAADGPTNLKFGLELSGGTRIRAPLVGLTAEGVQFDDDSTRVVEQKVAGNLSAASSADVIARQTANASTVEVTAENVTREEFGSALQQSGYEFETVRDGVTESTRAEVVRILSDKINQAGLSGGSVQQVTTATGEHFIRVEVPNRDTGEVRQLVSERGTVVVEAYYPVQQNGSTTYQSDVVLEQDDFQRIGTAQEQSSGPSVPVTIKSSVAPAFQESMVQTGVAQPGGTRCTYDRNPNGTEPCLLLVVDGEVVNAFGMDGGLASDMRSGSWANNPQFVLTARNVSEAQQVAINLRAGALPAELDLTGADGGTTSYVSPSQGESFKIDSLITGIVAVFAVSGVVFVRYNDVKVAAPMIVTALSEVLILLGFAAGIGYPLDLSVIAGFIAVIGTGVDDLIIIADEVMAEGDVTSRRVFQSRFRKAFWVIGAAAATTIIAMSPLAVLSLGDLQGFAIFTILGVLVGVLVTRPAYGDILRALTTVDR encoded by the coding sequence ATGGCGAGTCTCCGAGACAACTGGCGGGTCGTCCTCCTCGTCGTGTTCCTCCTCGTCTCGACGTTCGCGCTGTTCTCGCCGACGTTGGCGGGCGGCGCGGGCGGCGGTGCCGCGCCGGGCAACGCCGCCGACGGCCCGACGAACCTCAAGTTCGGGCTCGAACTCTCCGGCGGGACGCGCATCCGCGCGCCCCTCGTCGGACTGACGGCCGAGGGCGTGCAGTTCGACGACGACAGCACGCGCGTGGTCGAACAGAAGGTCGCCGGGAACCTCTCGGCCGCCTCCTCCGCCGACGTCATCGCGCGGCAGACGGCCAACGCCAGCACGGTCGAAGTGACGGCCGAGAACGTCACCCGAGAGGAGTTCGGCAGCGCACTCCAGCAGTCGGGCTACGAGTTCGAGACGGTCCGCGACGGCGTCACCGAGTCGACGCGCGCCGAAGTCGTCCGCATCCTCTCGGACAAGATCAATCAGGCGGGCCTGTCCGGCGGGTCGGTCCAGCAGGTGACGACGGCGACGGGCGAGCACTTCATCCGCGTCGAGGTGCCGAACCGCGACACCGGCGAGGTCCGCCAACTCGTCTCCGAACGCGGGACCGTCGTCGTCGAGGCGTACTACCCCGTCCAACAGAACGGCAGTACGACGTACCAGTCCGACGTGGTCCTCGAACAGGACGACTTCCAGCGCATCGGCACCGCACAGGAACAGAGTTCGGGTCCCTCGGTCCCGGTCACCATCAAGTCCTCCGTCGCGCCCGCCTTCCAGGAGTCGATGGTCCAGACGGGCGTCGCCCAACCCGGCGGCACCCGGTGTACGTACGACCGGAACCCCAACGGCACCGAACCGTGTCTCCTCCTCGTCGTGGACGGCGAGGTGGTCAACGCCTTCGGGATGGACGGCGGCCTCGCCAGCGACATGCGGAGTGGGTCGTGGGCGAACAACCCGCAGTTCGTGCTGACCGCCCGGAACGTGTCCGAGGCGCAGCAGGTCGCCATCAACCTCCGCGCGGGTGCGCTCCCGGCGGAACTCGACCTCACCGGCGCGGACGGCGGCACCACGTCCTACGTCTCGCCCAGTCAGGGTGAGAGCTTCAAGATAGACTCGCTCATCACCGGCATCGTCGCCGTCTTCGCCGTCAGCGGCGTCGTGTTCGTCCGCTACAACGACGTGAAGGTGGCCGCGCCGATGATCGTGACCGCCCTCTCGGAAGTCCTCATCCTGTTGGGCTTCGCGGCTGGCATCGGCTATCCGCTGGACCTCTCGGTCATCGCCGGCTTCATCGCCGTCATCGGGACGGGGGTGGACGACCTCATCATCATCGCCGACGAGGTGATGGCCGAGGGCGACGTCACCTCCCGGCGCGTCTTCCAGTCGCGCTTCCGGAAGGCGTTCTGGGTCATCGGCGCCGCCGCCGCGACGACCATCATCGCCATGTCGCCGCTGGCGGTACTGTCGCTGGGCGACCTGCAGGGCTTCGCCATCTTCACCATCCTCGGCGTCCTCGTCGGCGTCCTCGTCACCCGGCCGGCGTACGGCGACATCCTGCGCGCCCTGACCACCGTCGACCGCTGA